One genomic segment of Chthoniobacterales bacterium includes these proteins:
- a CDS encoding PEP-CTERM sorting domain-containing protein (PEP-CTERM proteins occur, often in large numbers, in the proteomes of bacteria that also encode an exosortase, a predicted intramembrane cysteine proteinase. The presence of a PEP-CTERM domain at a protein's C-terminus predicts cleavage within the sorting domain, followed by covalent anchoring to some some component of the (usually Gram-negative) cell surface. Many PEP-CTERM proteins exhibit an unusual sequence composition that includes large numbers of potential glycosylation sites. Expression of one such protein has been shown restore the ability of a bacterium to form floc, a type of biofilm.) — protein sequence MNRRLLFRSVGALDRAIWAVAAMGCGFSLQAANVSSTWSGADGSWESAANWTNLPATAQAPNNGNGGFTYDALLGNGSAITLGSDVTIQKFTLAAGTLTGAGNLTALDTFTWNSGTSSGSGVLNASGGAALNFGSNGATLSQRTLNLGAGKTSTWTGAGDLYFGAGATLSNAGTFNIQNDRAMQFNNIGTLGLLSNSGTLTKTVATGATNINVTFTNTGSVAVQSGTLNFNRGGSSSGSIAGAGTVGFGGDSMNLTGGFAMTGATAVTAGTVTFNTASAASTGSLLLSGGAITGASTLNVTGAMTWLGGAMSGAGITNVGGGLTINVTGSTFGLNQRTLNLAAGQTSTWSGAGDMFLSGATINNDGTFDFQADRSMVQNGQAQSTFNNTGLLTKTAGTGTATVGIAFTNSGVVDVQSGTLTFNGGGTSTGTMQGAGAVAFGGDGKVMTITGSYQVAGETKIGGGSVVNFNTAAPMTTGKLTVNGGVVGGTAVINASDVVTWTGGSMTGASVINANGGMVINLASNTGTLSQRTLNLAANHTTTWLGTGDISLETGATIKNSGLFDIQNDRSIFVQTFSEPSFLNSGVLAKSAGTGSTSIFVTILSTGEIHPEAGRLIFAGGGSSSGAIVGAGSIGFSAGTMDISGSYTVGGDTLISGGTVNLHPASSASSGSLTLTGGTLTGSADLLVSGLFDWQGGTLSGASVLNANGGMTLNFQGIGGGLSGRTLNLGAGKTSTWKGIGDLFLDSGAVINNHGTFDLQNDRTIEQIGEVASAFNNTGTLIKSAGTGSSTIGVAFSNSGTVSVQSGTLVVKAALAQVSGTTLTGGTWIVGNLATLSLPTVGNIVTNKGDVRLAGANSVFTNISTLANNQGAFRLSAGRSFTTVGSLTNSGTVSVDGAGTHLAVSGAYTQTAGSTDLGSGGGLLSATSLSIQAGSLVGSGSIAGATTVAGTFSPGHSAGGISIAGNFTLTSTAQSFFEIGGLAAGSGYDVLTQTSGTSLTLGGTLTLTLIGGFENQITADDSFEIVLGNGGTLHGQFANAANGMRLTTADGKASFVVNYTASGVTLTDFSAVPEPAPVALLISGAALAFFAVRRRRSKAEVSA from the coding sequence ATGAATCGTCGTCTTCTGTTTCGTTCCGTCGGCGCCCTTGACCGGGCGATCTGGGCTGTTGCCGCAATGGGTTGCGGGTTTTCTCTCCAGGCGGCCAACGTGTCCTCGACCTGGAGCGGGGCGGACGGATCGTGGGAATCCGCGGCCAACTGGACGAATCTTCCCGCGACCGCGCAGGCGCCGAACAACGGCAATGGCGGCTTCACCTACGATGCGCTCCTCGGCAACGGATCCGCGATCACGCTGGGCAGCGACGTCACCATCCAGAAGTTTACGCTGGCGGCGGGAACGCTCACCGGCGCGGGAAATCTGACGGCGCTCGACACATTCACCTGGAACTCCGGGACGTCGAGCGGCTCCGGTGTGCTGAATGCCAGCGGAGGCGCGGCCCTGAACTTTGGCAGCAACGGCGCAACCCTGAGTCAGCGCACGCTCAATCTCGGAGCGGGAAAAACTTCGACGTGGACGGGCGCCGGTGATCTCTACTTCGGCGCCGGCGCCACGCTCAGCAACGCGGGCACGTTCAACATCCAGAATGACCGGGCCATGCAGTTCAATAATATCGGAACGCTGGGACTGCTCTCGAACTCCGGAACGCTGACGAAGACCGTCGCCACGGGCGCGACGAACATCAACGTCACCTTCACGAACACCGGCAGCGTCGCGGTGCAGAGCGGAACCCTGAACTTCAATCGCGGCGGCTCCAGCAGCGGCTCGATCGCCGGTGCGGGCACCGTGGGTTTCGGCGGCGATAGCATGAACCTCACCGGCGGTTTTGCCATGACCGGCGCGACCGCAGTGACTGCGGGCACGGTGACCTTCAACACGGCGTCGGCCGCGAGCACGGGATCGCTCCTCCTTAGCGGCGGGGCGATCACGGGGGCCTCCACGCTGAACGTGACCGGCGCCATGACGTGGCTCGGCGGCGCGATGAGCGGCGCGGGCATCACCAACGTGGGCGGAGGTTTGACCATCAATGTGACCGGCAGCACGTTCGGCCTGAATCAGCGCACGCTGAATCTGGCGGCCGGCCAGACGAGCACCTGGAGCGGGGCGGGGGACATGTTTCTCTCCGGCGCCACCATCAACAACGATGGCACCTTCGATTTCCAGGCGGACCGATCCATGGTCCAGAACGGGCAGGCCCAGTCGACGTTCAACAATACCGGCCTGCTGACGAAAACCGCAGGCACCGGGACGGCGACGGTGGGCATCGCGTTCACGAATTCCGGGGTCGTCGATGTCCAGAGCGGCACGCTGACCTTCAACGGCGGCGGAACGAGCACCGGCACGATGCAGGGTGCTGGCGCGGTCGCCTTCGGCGGAGACGGCAAGGTTATGACGATTACGGGTTCGTATCAGGTCGCCGGGGAGACGAAGATCGGCGGCGGCTCGGTCGTGAACTTCAATACGGCGGCGCCCATGACGACTGGCAAGCTCACCGTGAATGGAGGCGTCGTCGGCGGAACAGCCGTCATTAATGCCAGCGATGTGGTGACGTGGACGGGCGGTTCCATGACCGGCGCGAGCGTGATCAACGCGAACGGCGGAATGGTCATCAATCTCGCCAGCAATACCGGCACGCTCAGCCAGCGCACGCTCAACCTCGCTGCCAACCACACGACGACATGGCTGGGCACGGGAGACATCTCGCTCGAAACCGGCGCCACGATCAAAAATTCCGGTCTCTTCGACATTCAGAACGACCGTTCGATTTTCGTGCAGACATTTTCGGAGCCCTCCTTCCTCAACAGCGGCGTCCTCGCCAAGTCGGCGGGAACGGGATCCACCTCGATCTTTGTGACGATTCTCAGCACGGGGGAGATTCATCCCGAGGCCGGCCGGCTGATTTTCGCGGGTGGAGGAAGCAGTTCCGGCGCGATCGTCGGGGCCGGCAGCATCGGCTTCAGCGCGGGAACGATGGATATCAGCGGATCCTACACGGTCGGAGGCGACACCCTTATCAGCGGCGGCACGGTCAATCTTCACCCGGCGTCCTCGGCGAGCAGCGGATCTTTGACGCTGACGGGAGGCACCCTCACGGGCTCGGCCGACCTCCTTGTCTCCGGCTTGTTCGACTGGCAGGGGGGAACGCTCTCCGGTGCCAGCGTGCTCAATGCCAACGGGGGAATGACCCTCAACTTCCAGGGGATCGGCGGCGGCCTTAGCGGTCGCACGCTGAACCTCGGAGCAGGCAAAACGTCCACGTGGAAGGGTATCGGCGATCTCTTCCTCGACTCCGGCGCGGTGATCAACAACCACGGCACCTTCGATTTGCAGAACGACCGCACGATCGAGCAGATTGGCGAGGTGGCGTCCGCGTTCAACAACACCGGCACCCTCATCAAATCCGCCGGGACGGGCAGCTCCACGATCGGCGTGGCATTCAGTAACTCCGGCACGGTAAGTGTCCAGTCGGGCACGCTCGTGGTGAAAGCCGCGCTGGCGCAGGTTTCCGGGACGACGCTGACCGGCGGCACCTGGATCGTCGGAAACCTCGCGACGCTCTCGCTTCCCACCGTCGGAAATATCGTGACGAACAAGGGCGACGTCCGGCTGGCCGGGGCGAACTCCGTGTTCACAAACATAAGCACTCTCGCGAATAACCAGGGCGCATTTCGCCTCTCGGCGGGACGGTCCTTTACAACCGTCGGATCGCTGACGAATTCCGGGACGGTCTCCGTGGATGGCGCCGGCACGCACCTTGCGGTCTCGGGCGCTTACACCCAGACGGCGGGCAGCACCGATCTCGGATCGGGCGGCGGACTTCTCTCGGCAACCTCCCTCTCGATCCAGGCGGGCAGTCTCGTCGGATCGGGATCGATCGCCGGCGCCACCACCGTGGCGGGAACCTTCTCTCCCGGGCACTCCGCGGGCGGAATCTCCATCGCGGGCAATTTCACGCTCACCTCGACCGCGCAATCGTTCTTCGAGATTGGCGGCCTCGCGGCCGGTTCGGGCTACGACGTGCTCACGCAGACCTCCGGCACTTCGCTCACGCTCGGGGGCACCCTCACGCTCACTCTCATCGGCGGATTCGAGAATCAGATCACCGCGGACGATTCGTTTGAGATCGTCCTCGGAAATGGCGGCACCCTGCACGGACAGTTTGCGAATGCGGCAAACGGCATGCGGCTCACTACGGCGGACGGGAAGGCATCGTTCGTCGTCAATTACACGGCGAGCGGCGTAACGCTCACGGATTTCTCGGCCGTGCCCGAGCCTGCCCCGGTGGCGCTCCTGATCTCCGGCGCCGCGCTGGCATTCTTCGCGGTCCGTCGCCGTCGCTCGAAAGCCGAAGTCTCCGCATAA
- a CDS encoding acyltransferase codes for MKTMTYSPVGASQSTRSASPNHLAYHLAYLDGLRALAALAVVCCHARLPNWDQWPLGFAITNRLRMFSLYDNLGHFAVDLFIVLSGFCLMLPVVRNGGVLRGGAGLFFKKRAIRILPPYFAAMAVSLLLIVLFIGDKTHTPWDASLPVGGWDIIANLFLLQNFSMHPGAINHAHWSISLEWWIYFLFPAMILLWRGIGPLRSTLISLAASAVIVAGCLGLFGKGFTLQYVGLFALGMLGAKLAQLGAESSREKLVRGAGLLALIALTIGVLGLSRFGVQLMGGTVGPVIIDYFVGVWAMTLLVYLALTPRGWLRRALSLPPLVFVGTFAYSIYLIHAPLLQILWQYGLDPLGFSPLTTYVLFKVSGISLAIAVGYVFYRLAERPFIQIKQGQAARTTTPISALSNQRVEVSRA; via the coding sequence ATGAAAACTATGACCTATTCCCCCGTGGGCGCTTCCCAGTCGACCCGCAGCGCCTCTCCGAATCATCTCGCCTATCATCTGGCCTATCTCGATGGCCTTCGCGCCCTCGCGGCGCTCGCCGTGGTCTGCTGCCACGCGCGGCTTCCGAACTGGGACCAGTGGCCGCTCGGCTTCGCGATCACGAATCGCCTCCGGATGTTCTCGCTCTACGACAATCTTGGGCATTTCGCAGTCGACCTGTTCATCGTGCTCTCCGGCTTTTGCCTCATGCTCCCGGTCGTGCGGAATGGCGGCGTGCTGCGCGGCGGCGCGGGATTGTTTTTCAAGAAGCGGGCGATTCGCATCCTGCCGCCTTACTTCGCGGCCATGGCGGTCTCGCTGCTGCTGATCGTCCTGTTCATCGGCGACAAGACGCACACCCCGTGGGATGCCAGCCTGCCGGTCGGCGGGTGGGACATCATCGCGAACCTCTTCCTGCTCCAGAACTTCTCGATGCACCCGGGCGCCATCAATCATGCGCACTGGTCGATCAGTCTCGAGTGGTGGATCTACTTCCTCTTCCCGGCCATGATTCTCCTCTGGCGCGGAATCGGTCCGCTGCGGTCGACGTTGATCAGCCTCGCGGCGTCTGCGGTGATCGTAGCCGGTTGCTTGGGACTCTTCGGCAAGGGCTTCACGTTGCAATACGTCGGCCTTTTCGCGCTCGGCATGCTCGGAGCAAAACTTGCCCAGCTCGGGGCAGAGTCTTCCCGCGAGAAGCTGGTGCGCGGCGCCGGGTTGCTGGCCTTGATCGCGCTGACGATCGGGGTGCTGGGCCTCAGCCGGTTTGGCGTGCAACTCATGGGGGGCACTGTGGGGCCGGTGATCATCGACTATTTCGTCGGCGTCTGGGCGATGACCCTCCTCGTCTATCTTGCGCTGACTCCGCGCGGATGGCTTCGCCGGGCGCTGTCGCTGCCGCCGCTCGTTTTCGTCGGCACGTTCGCCTACAGCATCTACCTGATTCACGCGCCGTTGCTGCAGATCCTGTGGCAGTATGGGCTTGATCCCCTCGGCTTCAGTCCGCTGACCACCTACGTCCTTTTCAAGGTGTCCGGTATCTCCCTCGCGATTGCGGTGGGCTACGTCTTCTACCGTCTGGCGGAGCGTCCGTTCATCCAGATCAAGCAGGGGCAGGCCGCTCGGACGACCACCCCGATCTCCGCCCTCTCCAATCAGCGCGTTGAAGTTTCGCGGGCCTGA
- a CDS encoding glycosyltransferase, whose protein sequence is MSTPVLSVIIPVYNVGTYLEGALLSVRNQTFSDFECIVVNDGSTDDTAQVLERVAAADPRMKVLTQKNSGLVASLKNAIAAARGEFLARMDGDDFCTPDRFAKQVEFLRAHPEVVCVGACVDMLDPRGRRLKTYRPPEKHAAILAELLAGNGGALIHPTVTCRKAAVDQIGGYSTAFAGYGEDWDLFLRLSKLGRLHNLPEVLLKYRQHAKSYNQTRSAAQIERLSSAVRDARLAHGLEPLASIGSVNDQDSVFRQWALWALEGNEPRTAVLHAAAGVLRAPLEYRSWSLFQYVVRQGLRA, encoded by the coding sequence ATGAGCACGCCCGTTCTCAGCGTCATCATTCCCGTTTACAACGTGGGCACTTACCTCGAAGGAGCTCTGCTCAGCGTCAGGAATCAGACGTTCTCCGACTTCGAGTGCATCGTGGTGAACGACGGATCCACCGATGACACCGCGCAAGTGCTCGAGCGCGTGGCCGCGGCCGATCCGCGGATGAAGGTCCTCACGCAGAAGAACAGCGGGCTGGTGGCTTCGCTGAAAAACGCCATCGCCGCGGCGAGGGGAGAGTTCCTTGCCCGCATGGATGGAGACGACTTCTGCACGCCGGATCGCTTTGCGAAGCAGGTCGAGTTTCTGCGCGCTCATCCCGAGGTTGTTTGCGTCGGCGCCTGCGTCGACATGCTCGATCCCAGGGGCCGCCGGTTGAAAACCTATCGGCCGCCCGAGAAGCACGCGGCCATTCTCGCGGAGTTGCTCGCCGGAAACGGCGGCGCGCTCATTCATCCCACGGTGACCTGTCGCAAGGCGGCCGTGGATCAGATCGGCGGCTACAGCACGGCCTTCGCCGGCTACGGCGAAGACTGGGACCTCTTTCTGCGTCTCTCGAAACTGGGGCGCCTCCACAATCTTCCGGAAGTGCTTCTCAAATACCGCCAGCACGCGAAGAGCTACAACCAGACCCGCAGCGCGGCGCAGATCGAAAGACTTTCCTCGGCGGTGCGCGATGCCCGGCTTGCCCATGGCCTCGAACCACTCGCCAGCATCGGCAGCGTGAACGACCAGGACTCCGTCTTCCGCCAGTGGGCGCTCTGGGCGCTCGAGGGCAACGAGCCCCGGACCGCCGTCCTGCATGCGGCGGCAGGCGTTCTCAGGGCCCCGCTCGAATACCGCTCGTGGTCGCTCTTTCAATACGTCGTTCGTCAGGGCCTGCGGGCTTGA
- a CDS encoding glycosyltransferase family 4 protein, with the protein MRIAFLSFEFPPETAHGGIATYTAQAADLLAERGHEVEVFAGGAATSSFERPSGVKVHTVGCTDNCRFAFPAGLAFALRHAEAPFEVLEAPEYQAEAEFAIRFAPEIPLVIRMHSPAGLLSEINTPRNLRNLKFAEALPQLRMFVGALRKREALPDLKLANPAIVSGRETEMRELAVARESDEVVSPSGALRTYAIDQWQLPENRVAHVPNPFAPSPVMLDVPPVDEAPTVGFFGRLEVRKGIKTLSAAIPRIAQAVPGVRFLFVGKSTPLEGGEDAAEQLQALCAKLGIAAEFPGRQPSESLPGWFGKVRVAVFPSVWENFPYVCLEAMAAARAVVGSNAGGMSDMIEPGKTGLLIAPENSSQLADHVIRLLGDVPLCRTMGQAARESVLARYSAATMGPQIEASYQRAIAHRRQAGPRRQPWMLS; encoded by the coding sequence GTGCGCATCGCCTTTCTCAGTTTCGAATTCCCCCCCGAGACCGCCCACGGCGGCATCGCGACCTACACGGCCCAGGCGGCGGATCTTCTCGCCGAGCGCGGTCACGAGGTGGAGGTGTTCGCCGGTGGTGCGGCGACCTCCTCGTTCGAGCGGCCTTCGGGCGTGAAGGTTCACACGGTGGGCTGCACGGACAACTGCCGGTTTGCTTTTCCGGCCGGGCTGGCATTCGCCCTTCGACACGCGGAAGCGCCCTTCGAGGTGCTCGAGGCTCCCGAATACCAGGCCGAGGCCGAGTTCGCGATCCGCTTTGCTCCGGAAATTCCGCTCGTCATTCGCATGCACTCTCCCGCCGGCCTGCTTTCGGAAATCAACACGCCCCGGAACCTGCGGAACCTGAAATTTGCCGAGGCGCTCCCGCAGTTGCGGATGTTCGTTGGCGCGTTGCGGAAGCGGGAAGCGCTCCCGGATTTGAAACTCGCGAATCCGGCCATCGTGAGTGGCCGCGAGACCGAGATGCGCGAGCTCGCTGTCGCCCGCGAGAGCGATGAAGTCGTGAGTCCCAGCGGGGCTCTGCGCACCTACGCGATCGATCAATGGCAGCTTCCTGAGAATCGGGTGGCGCATGTGCCGAATCCCTTCGCGCCATCGCCCGTGATGCTCGATGTGCCGCCGGTGGACGAAGCCCCCACGGTTGGCTTTTTCGGACGTCTCGAGGTGCGCAAAGGCATCAAGACCCTCTCGGCGGCGATCCCGCGCATTGCGCAGGCGGTGCCCGGAGTGCGCTTTCTCTTTGTGGGAAAAAGCACGCCGCTCGAGGGGGGAGAGGACGCCGCGGAACAGCTGCAGGCGCTCTGCGCGAAGCTGGGGATCGCCGCGGAATTTCCCGGACGTCAGCCTTCGGAGAGCCTGCCTGGCTGGTTCGGCAAAGTCCGCGTCGCGGTCTTCCCGAGCGTCTGGGAAAACTTTCCGTATGTCTGCCTCGAGGCGATGGCGGCGGCTCGCGCGGTTGTCGGAAGCAATGCCGGCGGCATGAGCGACATGATCGAGCCCGGCAAGACCGGCCTGCTCATCGCGCCCGAGAATTCCTCGCAACTCGCGGATCACGTCATCCGCCTGCTGGGGGATGTTCCGCTTTGCCGCACGATGGGGCAGGCCGCCCGGGAATCGGTGCTCGCCCGGTATTCCGCGGCCACGATGGGGCCGCAGATCGAGGCGAGCTACCAGCGGGCGATCGCCCATCGCCGGCAGGCTGGTCCCCGCAGACAACCCTGGATGCTTTCATGA